A section of the Roseivirga sp. BDSF3-8 genome encodes:
- a CDS encoding ZIP family metal transporter, translating into MLMTWMIEWLKQFSPVWQATIATLFTWGVTALGASIIFFFKKVNRKVLDGMMGFAAGVMLAASFWSLLAPAIEMAEEAGQTPWVPAVVGLLLGAFFLAGIDKLLPHLHIGLPRSEAEGVKTNWHRSILLVLAITLHNIPEGLAIGVSFGGAAADTLSNATFGGAVALAIGIGLQNFPEGLAVSAPLRREGFSRRKAFFYGQLSGAVEPIGGAIGAAAVMAARPILPYGLAFAAGAMIFVVVEELIPESQMHGNSDLATLGAILGFAVMMVLDVALGQ; encoded by the coding sequence ATGCTTATGACATGGATGATAGAGTGGTTAAAGCAATTTTCCCCGGTATGGCAAGCTACGATTGCTACTTTATTTACGTGGGGAGTCACCGCCCTTGGGGCTTCCATTATCTTCTTTTTCAAAAAAGTAAACCGGAAGGTCCTTGATGGCATGATGGGCTTTGCGGCGGGTGTGATGCTGGCTGCGAGCTTTTGGTCACTACTGGCGCCGGCTATAGAGATGGCTGAAGAGGCAGGCCAAACGCCGTGGGTGCCGGCTGTGGTAGGGTTGCTGCTGGGGGCTTTTTTCCTGGCCGGTATAGATAAGTTGCTACCTCATCTACATATAGGTTTGCCCAGATCGGAAGCAGAAGGGGTAAAGACTAACTGGCACCGTAGTATCTTGCTGGTGCTGGCGATTACGCTGCATAACATACCGGAAGGGCTGGCTATTGGCGTAAGCTTTGGGGGTGCGGCTGCAGATACTCTTTCTAATGCGACCTTTGGGGGGGCAGTCGCTCTTGCTATCGGAATAGGGCTTCAAAACTTTCCTGAGGGCCTGGCGGTGTCTGCTCCATTGCGCCGGGAGGGCTTTAGCAGGCGAAAAGCTTTCTTTTACGGGCAACTTAGCGGGGCTGTAGAGCCTATAGGTGGCGCAATAGGGGCTGCTGCGGTGATGGCTGCGCGGCCTATTTTACCTTACGGCCTGGCCTTTGCGGCAGGGGCAATGATCTTTGTGGTGGTGGAGGAGCTAATTCCGGAATCACAGATGCACGGCAATAGTGACCTGGCAACGCTGGGGGCGATTTTGGGCTTTGCGGTTATGATGGTGCTGGATGTGGCCCTGGGGCAGTAA
- a CDS encoding metallophosphoesterase, with product MKAFKHVFTIFLLIILLLVIYGGVIEPRLLLDEQKTEARLPYLPAEWEGRRVALLADFQVGMWWDNTGMVSKAVDRIISWEADMVLICGDFVYKPDTAVVNEAVDLVRPLAEANIPVYAVLGNHDYSLMKKESNGRPEIARYLAQQLEEAGIVVLENESVNVGSGTGPLYVVGIGSEWAGNSLPDQAMAGISADDARIIFMHNPVAYRDFAPRTAPLTLAGHTHGGQLRLPLLPSESWLDIARDREVVAEGWSSEKIDKPGNRLYVNRGIGFSLIPMRLFCRPELTMITLKGAEGYMEDKDPGEAE from the coding sequence ATGAAAGCATTTAAGCATGTATTCACTATCTTTTTACTCATTATTCTCCTGCTGGTGATCTACGGGGGGGTGATAGAGCCTCGTCTGCTGCTGGATGAGCAAAAAACAGAGGCCAGGCTGCCTTACCTGCCGGCTGAATGGGAGGGGCGAAGGGTAGCGCTTCTTGCGGACTTTCAGGTGGGCATGTGGTGGGATAATACGGGGATGGTGAGTAAGGCGGTGGACCGGATTATCTCATGGGAGGCTGATATGGTACTTATATGCGGAGACTTTGTGTATAAGCCTGATACGGCTGTGGTGAATGAAGCGGTGGACCTGGTGCGCCCGCTGGCGGAGGCAAATATTCCGGTATATGCGGTGTTGGGTAACCATGACTATTCGCTAATGAAAAAGGAGAGCAATGGCCGGCCGGAGATTGCGCGATACCTGGCGCAGCAACTGGAAGAGGCGGGGATAGTGGTACTGGAAAACGAATCGGTGAATGTAGGCTCTGGCACAGGCCCGCTTTATGTAGTGGGGATAGGTAGCGAATGGGCGGGTAACAGTTTGCCTGACCAGGCGATGGCGGGTATTTCGGCTGATGATGCGCGTATCATATTCATGCATAACCCGGTGGCGTACCGGGACTTTGCGCCGCGCACGGCTCCACTGACCCTAGCGGGGCATACTCATGGCGGGCAGTTGCGGCTTCCGCTGTTGCCCTCGGAGAGCTGGCTGGACATTGCGCGTGATCGTGAGGTGGTGGCTGAAGGCTGGTCTTCTGAGAAAATAGACAAGCCGGGTAACAGGCTGTATGTAAACCGGGGTATAGGGTTTAGCCTGATCCCGATGCGGCTATTCTGCCGGCCTGAGCTGACAATGATCACGCTGAAAGGAGCGGAAGGGTATATGGAGGATAAGGATCCGGGGGAAGCGGAATAA
- a CDS encoding pinensin family lanthipeptide: MKKSKIKLSDLKVSSFVTEEKKTKGGTILVTYVGCNTFNCPILTADGCNNSWVDACPSAMYDCGTINCPIDTIDCPRQTWVC, encoded by the coding sequence ATGAAAAAGAGTAAGATCAAACTAAGCGATCTCAAAGTGAGCAGTTTTGTGACTGAGGAAAAGAAGACAAAAGGAGGTACTATACTGGTGACGTATGTGGGGTGTAATACTTTTAATTGTCCGATCCTTACGGCTGACGGGTGTAATAACTCGTGGGTGGATGCCTGTCCTTCGGCGATGTATGACTGCGGTACTATAAATTGTCCAATAGATACGATCGACTGCCCGCGGCAAACCTGGGTTTGTTAA
- a CDS encoding DUF6090 family protein has product MDEKKTTSGIEWKSKLVDLLIVILGITIAFQLNNWNESRNNRHTLHTYLKSFRLENKDNISQLQVAIRHAQQTKTLIDSLKNSLLAAKYHGPHIERQAVAMMSLSSFKPSLTTMENITATGDFKLIPDNELRRSIIATYNDYKATSQMEGLLYDFVESYLIPYFFNKMRFTSPNSMDRATLQDPRFENLVFGYDILLQQQINGYQSSLRKATDLAEKLEKER; this is encoded by the coding sequence GTGGATGAAAAAAAGACTACTTCCGGTATAGAGTGGAAGTCAAAACTAGTCGACCTGCTCATTGTGATTCTGGGCATTACCATCGCTTTTCAGCTTAATAACTGGAACGAAAGCAGAAACAACCGCCACACCCTCCACACCTATCTGAAAAGTTTCAGGTTGGAAAATAAGGACAATATCAGTCAACTGCAGGTGGCCATCAGGCATGCACAGCAGACCAAAACCCTGATAGACTCTCTCAAAAACAGCCTTTTGGCAGCAAAATATCATGGCCCCCACATAGAGCGGCAGGCAGTAGCTATGATGAGCCTCTCCTCTTTCAAACCCTCCCTCACTACCATGGAAAACATCACCGCCACCGGTGACTTTAAGCTCATCCCCGACAATGAACTGAGGCGCAGTATCATCGCCACCTATAACGACTACAAAGCCACCAGTCAAATGGAAGGACTCCTGTATGATTTTGTAGAATCATACCTCATCCCCTACTTCTTCAATAAAATGCGGTTTACATCACCCAACTCCATGGACAGAGCCACCCTGCAGGACCCTCGTTTCGAGAACCTCGTATTTGGTTACGATATACTCCTGCAGCAGCAGATAAATGGCTACCAAAGCAGCCTCAGGAAAGCCACTGATCTGGCAGAAAAATTAGAAAAGGAAAGATAG
- a CDS encoding phosphatidylserine decarboxylase, whose product METIIQPQAHVQVVEDLKSILNQDPDLQNRLIASLQKARDQARANLNKDLYHAIDNTFEENGWPVTIEAYYDYIEKYVRLIPNESNDPNYPHAWKSNDQRNGYNQKVYDLLCQFYYLIDQQDDQGQTMQSNEDFAEWLVEFARAWGSFLDTEESLTTESLQSFKRDRMYNFHLYSDSQPGWKTFNNFFYREFNGSAPETGITPLRPIADPDNNTTIVSPADCTYKMQYNIDDSGNVVHTDGRNARITLKHTHTIGTVKELLDQSEYADDFNGGTFVHYFLSPFDYHRFHTPVSGKVLDIKPVVGKVYLNVNISGDQFDAPDGGENGYEFVQARGMVIIDAGGQVGKVAILPIGMCQVSGVDMYTNLKGQNVLKGQEFGKFRFGGSDIIMLFQKNPGLFLFKKDPGHTPIHFQYGQAAAYWNLQNEQ is encoded by the coding sequence ATGGAAACCATCATACAACCCCAGGCACACGTGCAGGTAGTAGAGGACCTTAAAAGCATCCTTAACCAGGACCCCGACCTGCAGAACAGACTTATTGCATCCCTTCAAAAAGCCAGAGACCAGGCCCGGGCCAACCTTAATAAAGACCTCTACCACGCCATCGACAATACCTTTGAAGAAAACGGGTGGCCCGTTACCATAGAAGCCTACTACGACTACATCGAGAAATACGTAAGGCTTATCCCCAACGAAAGTAATGACCCCAACTACCCCCATGCCTGGAAAAGCAATGACCAAAGAAACGGCTATAACCAGAAGGTATATGACCTCCTATGCCAGTTTTACTATCTCATTGACCAGCAAGACGACCAGGGTCAGACCATGCAGAGCAATGAAGACTTTGCAGAATGGCTCGTAGAGTTTGCCCGGGCCTGGGGCTCCTTCCTCGATACAGAAGAGTCCCTTACCACAGAGTCACTGCAGTCCTTTAAGCGAGACAGAATGTACAACTTCCATCTCTACTCCGATAGCCAGCCCGGCTGGAAGACGTTCAATAACTTCTTCTATCGAGAGTTTAACGGATCAGCCCCGGAAACCGGCATTACCCCCCTCAGGCCCATTGCCGACCCTGATAACAATACCACCATCGTATCACCTGCCGACTGCACCTATAAAATGCAGTATAACATAGACGACAGCGGCAACGTCGTGCATACCGACGGCCGCAACGCCAGGATAACCCTGAAGCACACCCATACCATCGGCACCGTAAAGGAACTGCTGGACCAAAGCGAATACGCAGACGATTTTAACGGCGGCACATTTGTACATTACTTCCTCAGCCCATTCGATTACCACCGCTTCCACACCCCCGTCAGTGGCAAGGTACTCGACATTAAGCCTGTAGTAGGAAAGGTTTATCTCAACGTCAACATCAGCGGTGATCAGTTCGACGCCCCCGACGGAGGCGAAAACGGCTATGAATTTGTGCAGGCCCGCGGCATGGTCATCATAGATGCCGGAGGTCAGGTAGGCAAAGTAGCCATACTCCCCATAGGCATGTGCCAGGTATCAGGCGTCGATATGTATACAAACCTGAAAGGGCAAAACGTCCTCAAAGGGCAGGAATTTGGCAAGTTCAGGTTCGGAGGCTCAGACATCATCATGCTCTTCCAGAAAAACCCCGGTCTTTTCCTCTTTAAAAAAGACCCCGGCCACACCCCCATCCACTTCCAGTACGGCCAGGCAGCCGCCTACTGGAATCTGCAGAACGAGCAATAA